Within Thermococcus indicus, the genomic segment ACCATCCTCGATATCGGCAGGAGCAGGTCCTTTACAGTCAGGACACCCACAACCTTGTTGTTATCATCGACGATGACGAGGCCGTCGATGGCGTTCTCCATCATCGTTGCTACGGCCTCCTTGACTCTGGCTTCCGGCCTGGCGGTTATAACGCCCCTTATCATGACGTCGCGGAGCTGCATGCTGAACGGGGGAATCTTCTCACCGGCCACCTCACCGTACTGGGACTTGAAGCGGGGCTTGATGAACCTTATGATGAGGTCGTGGAGGGTTACGAGCCCTTCGAGCTTTCCAGCCTCGTTTACTATCGGAATCCTTGATATGGCGTGGTCGCGCATCGTTGCCAGGGCCTTGGCCACCGTGTCGTCCGGTTTCAGGGTTATGACGTCTTTGGTCATGAACTCCTCAGTTTTCTTCTTTCCAAACTCTCCCTCGGCGACCCTCTTGAGAAGCTCTATATCGCTTATAACACCTATGATTTCAGCCTTGCTCTCCCCAACCGGAAGGGAGCGGAGATCAACCTCCATCATGAGCTTGGCAGCCTTGCTGAGATCCTCATCCGGTTTGATGACCGGGGCGGGCTTGTAAACATCCTTAACCTTGGCCTTGGTGGGGTCCCACTTGAGGTGGGAGCGTATAATAAGGTCCTGCGTCAGGACTCCTTTGTACAGGTTTCCGTCGAAGACCAGAA encodes:
- a CDS encoding CBS domain-containing protein, translated to MVGILVQEVMTDRFQKIDIAAPLSEAIGIFEKEDPDLILVFDGNLYKGVLTQDLIIRSHLKWDPTKAKVKDVYKPAPVIKPDEDLSKAAKLMMEVDLRSLPVGESKAEIIGVISDIELLKRVAEGEFGKKKTEEFMTKDVITLKPDDTVAKALATMRDHAISRIPIVNEAGKLEGLVTLHDLIIRFIKPRFKSQYGEVAGEKIPPFSMQLRDVMIRGVITARPEARVKEAVATMMENAIDGLVIVDDNNKVVGVLTVKDLLLPISRMVEKEARFYLQLGGDAEILSDFTRERIIEDVRRFVDGYEDLLGQEGIIYLYIRRFNEKFRGVHLYQARMRVVTDRGVFIATGETWGAIQAVHDALRAIERQLLQKAELEHDTRYYKRFIEKLGLE